The sequence AATTGGTTCAGCATACTCAACCTTAAAATCCTGCAACGTATGTTTCATCCAAATAACCTGAGTACAACATGATACAgttgcaatatactctgcttcaactATGGATAATGAAATAGAAGAGTTCTTTTTTCTAAGCCAAGAAACAAGACAGCCACCAACAAAGAAAGCACCTCCActcgtgctttttctatcatctattgaacctccccaatctgcatcagGATAGGTAGTTAGTGTAAAATTATAacatctaggataccataaaccaaaactCATTATAACCTTAAGATACTTAA is a genomic window of Cryptomeria japonica chromosome 7, Sugi_1.0, whole genome shotgun sequence containing:
- the LOC131856962 gene encoding secreted RxLR effector protein 161-like, yielding MSGNPAKGGGMVVGYVARFQGFAKETHVQAVKRILKYLKVIMSFGLWYPRCYNFTLTTYPDADWGGSIDDRKSTSGGAFFVGGCLVSWLRKKNSSISLSIVEAEYIATVSCCTQVIWMKHTLQDFKVEYAEPISIL